GAAGTGATCAGTGTTTGCAAAAGCGGCCCGCTATGGTGAACAAAGAGGTAGAGACATTAGATTGGCCTCTTGGCGGGTCCCTTTCTAGTCTGGATAGAGGTAAAACATACTGCAATGAAACACAGGGACAATTAGAGAACGTCAGCGATACTAAACCGCGTGACACTTGGAAGGAAGACAATGCTGGTGCGTTCTCACTGCGCAAAGACCGTGACACCGTTGGCGCACAGAACATGTCACGTCAGTCAACTAGAAGCTTGGATGAATTGTCCTCTGTGGAGTCAGAGTCGGGCTACGCTCCGGATTTTATCGAAGATGGCTATTCGTCCACAAGTAGCGCTGACAGCAGCCTTGTGTGTTTCGCGCTTGTAGGCAAGAACGGTGATGAGGGAGCGAAGAGAAAGTTGGCTTCGAGAGGTACCCACCCAGAGGGCAAAAAGAAGCAGAGACGTGGCAAAGTAGATTCAGAAAACCTTCAGTCCGGAAATAGTAAGAGAGATCCCGGACTTAAGGCGTGTGTCGTGGCCGGGATATCAGGGGGACCTGCTGTAAGAGTCTTCCGAGATGAAGATCCGAAGATATCAAAGAGACCAAAATCAAAGTCTGCTCCGAAATATCCACCTGAAGATTCCCGGCGCTATTTTGCAATGGTGGATGATGACTTCAGCGATCAAGGCGCCTCCAGAGGGCTACCGTTTGAGCAAGAGAGGGCTGCAGTTACTGATCGTGAGTCTGTATTTGCCTTGTTTGCCTCCCCGGGAAATCCGTCGAAAAGGGATGAACAAGCTAAGAGAAAGCGGGATACAGAAGAAGCGATTGTCCGCGGTCCAGCAGGTGTCCGTCCCCACGAACAAGTTTTACTTGGCCATTCTGGAAATTGGAGTCAGAAAAAAGCTCACTTCAAGGAAACTGCGGGTCCTCTCAAATCAGAGGTAACTGTCGCAGACAAGAGTGCCGGAAAACGGGATGATTCATCTTCAAGGAACGGAAAAGTAACGTTTCACCACAAACCTTACAGGCGCGGCGAATTGGATAACCTTCCCAAAAGCAATTGGATGGGAGTTTCAAAGGAAAGAGTTGATTCTGACCTCATGTCAAAACAGACACCAAGAGGAGGACACGGCATGTATGAAGGCTCTGGCGCAGGCAAACAACCGTCTGTTGGTGCCCAGATGAAGCGAGTTCCTGGAAATTTGTCTAATAGTCAGGTCAAGTATAGGAATGTTAAAGATAAAGTAGATTCTTTCAAGCTGCAATCAGCGGAGAGGCAAGCTATCGGTAAGCCTGCATTCGGTCGCCAAAGACAAGGTGATAACTTAGAAGAAACCAAACCGCAAGATGTGACGTATGAAAGGGCACCGCGAAATGATGCTCCTCAGCCGAAACGCCCAGGTGCACGAAAAACGTCCGAAGAAAGAGTATCCGATTGGTTTCCAAGAGAACGAGTTTGGGTGAGGAATAACACGAGCGAATGTGCTTTCTCCGAAATACGTGGAGATAAGAAGGTAAATGATCAATGTCCACCATTAAAACCAGACGAGTCGGCCCTAACAAATGAAAACGTGGAATATAACACGACTATTCAAAGCGATGAAGCTTTGTTGGAGAAAGATTCTTCCAACAAAAATTTTACTGATACGATCACGGAGGCCGAATTCGTGATTCCTGTCAGAAAAACTATCCATAAGACCATTCAGGGCTTCACTTTGGATGACAGCTATGTTGAAGGGGAAACCAGTTCGAAGAAAGAAGACCATGTTGCTGTAGCGATTGAGGGAGAAAAATCTTTAATAAATAAAGCCGAAAATGGTGTTATGCGAGGTGAAGATAAGGAGGTACCTGTCAAGATTCCACCGGAAAGCCTTCAAGAAAAAGTAggacgaaagagagaaaaagaaacagaGTTAGTTGAGCACGGAAAGGCCGTCAAGATAGATAACATGAGAAGAAAAAGGATTTCCGATGCAGGTGTGAGCAATTTTGCCGATGAGGATCGGGGATTGACGTCTGGAGAAAAGTCGGGTATCTTTACAGCTGTATCCAGTGTTGACAGAGGGAGTCACGGAAGCGACGTGAGTGACACCAGCTTTTCATCGCAAACGCCAGACGAAATCGAGTATCCTGTAGTGGAGAAAACGCGCGAGGACCTGCGGGATTCTGAAGCTGAACTCATTAAAAGCAGGCGGCAAAAAGCTCAGCTTGTGACAGACCAACTCGTGGGTGGTCTCTCTCGGCGTCCCAGGTCACCGAAAACACGGGAACCGAAGTTCAATCTCGTCAATAACAGGAAAGTCAGCGAGAAAGAAAGACGGGCAACAGATCGTTCAGTTGAGAGCAACATGCTTTTGGAAACATCAAGCAAGAACTCTGAATTGTGCCCAAAGTTGAAATGTGATTTGTCTCCTCGAAGTGAAAGTACTGATAGACCTTCTGGAGATTTCGAAAGAGCTGGTAAACCTGTGGCAAGAAATAGCGATGATCCGTCACTGAGAATTAAGCCAGTAATTGAAGGGAATGGGGAAAAATCCATTACAAAAAAAGAATCAGGGACACAGCCCTTTTTAGAAGATGAAAGTCTTATAAACAAGGAGAACGTTGAAGATGTCAACAGTAAAAATTACGCCGATGTCTCCTCAGGAGAAGATATTAGTCGGGCAAAATGTTTTGTCGAAGAAGGTGTGACCTTTACTCCTAGCTCATCTTGTGGACAACGAAGTCAGAGTTGGCAAAAAGACAAGACTATGGAAACGTGGCGATCTGCCGTTCAACGTAATGAAAGTAAAGTGTCTTCTTTTCCGGTAGAAGACGGTCCCTTTTGCGGAGAAGCAGTTCAAAGTTCTGATAAACAGGCAGAAACAGCTTTGGCTTTGCATGGCAAAGAAACGACAACAGTGGTGATGCCACTTGACATGACGGGAAAGTTGGAAGTAAAAGATTTTAGACAGGATGATGAAAAGCTGACCAGAACAGACTCGCCGCCTGAGGACAAGTCGCGGGATAACCGAGTCTCAATTGGTACAAGTCTCTTGTGCGCAAACGATTTATCCGAAAGACGTGGCATAGCGGAAGATATATGTTTTGTCGATGGCAACGAAATTTACCCTGAAGCTGGAGCCTTACCTACAGAAGCTACATTGGAGTTGAATCCGCTAGGTGTTCAAGAGCGGCCGGCACAATTTGCTCAGGATAACGAAGCTTTGTCGGACTACGATACTGAGATTAAATTTTTAGAAGGAATGGCTCTTAACGAAATTGGTTGTTTTGCTAAAGACGTGGGCAACAATGCAACAGCATCACGTAACACTGAAGTTGAAGAAGTCGTCTGCACATTCGACGGGCTTGACCATGGTCCTCTGCCAATGAATAACCCGACAAGGGACCTCCTGAGTGAGACCTCTTCTGGAAAGAGCCATTCCAAGCTAGTCGGAGAAAAACGAGTTTTAAATGTGGCTGTCAGTGGCCAACATAACCTCCACATCCACGAAAGAGAGGACAAAGCTGAAGCAGGGGACCCAGTAAATGCTTCCAAGGTTCATTTTGGTAAACTGCTGGTATGCGATGGAAAATCGGTATGTGGAACAAGTAATCACGCGTCCTCACAGGGGCACAGTGAGAATGCATTAAAATCAGAAACCCATGAAGGTGTTTCTTGCAATGAAGACATCCACTGCGATTGCCTACAACAGTATCTGCTTCAAGGCTGGAATTCGGAAGGGAAAAGAAATCATCATGAGATGCCAGAGGCCTCATCCACAAGGCACGATTTTGATGCTGGTTTTGAAGGCAAATCCGCAGAAAAACCCGCAAGCGCCGCTTTTGTTGGAAAGGTTTTAGAAAAGGAACGCCAAGTTGCTGTGATAAAAGAACTTGGTGATCAACCAGTGTATGAAAATAAGGGAAACCAGACTTCAAGTCCATACCACTTTGTGAATGCTGAATGTCAAACAAATGTGCATCTTGAGGTCTGTTCTGAAGGATCACGCCTCCAGCAACATGATGTTGAATGCCAGACCGAACTTTTCTCCAAAGCTTTAGCCAGCGTGGGTGTCCAGGTCGAAGTTCCTGGCACTTCCTTCGAAGACGAAAGCCAGCATTGGGAGGCGTTGCTAAGGGATGACATGGTTCGTGGAGGGCGTGGCATCGACGGGGACCGAGAAAATGTGCCGGATTGTGAACTTCCCGTGACATCATCAAAGGGAAGCCAGGTAGATGCTGATATCAAGAAACGCGACGTCATTGGATCTTCACACCAGCCTATCTTAGACAATGGGGAATTGCAGATGTCAAGAAATGATTTCCCTGAGTATGTTAACGGAGAAATTTCTACTGCAGACTACGACTCGCGTCCAGTTGTTTCCGTCGTGAGCAAAGAGAGCCAAACGTCGCTAGAAAATATGTATGTGGCAACGTCAACCCAGTGCGATTTGTTGACTGTTCAAAGCAGCAAAAACGAGGCAACAATGAAAGGTGATGAGAAAGGATGTCAAACGTCTCTGGACGACGATCTAATTCTTGCCGTTTCGAAAGAATGTCAGACCTCCGCTCTATCTCGTGCTACTGAAAAGGATAAAATCACTGGCATAGAGACTACAACTACAATCTCGTACCAAAGCAAAGAGTGTCAAACACTTTTGGATGATTCGTTTCTTGTCAAGGCGTTGAAGGAATTCCAGACTACTTTGTCACGTTGTACTCCTGAGGAGCCTGAAGTTGCAGTATTAGGGATAAAAGTCACAGGggataaaaaagaaacattggAAGCTGTGTCGTCCATTCCTGCTCTACAGACGCAATGCCCTCTCTCGGGTTCCGATCTCTTTGGAGAGTGTCCAGGGCTGAAAGAGGAGAACGAAAAGGTCTACGAAAGCAAAGAAACTCAAACAATTGTCGACTCTGATCTTCTTTGTGCAACTACAAAGGGATGTCAAACCTCTCAAGAAAATTTAGAGGTGGAGACTAACACATCCTTTGAGATCAAGGAGTGCCAAACATTGCCTACATACGACCTACTTCTTGCATCGTCTAAGGCGTGTCAGACTTTGATAAAAGAGATTGAAATATCCCACCAACATAAAGAGTGTCAAACATTTCCGGACCTCGGCCTTGTTCCTACATCATCAAAGCGATGTCAGACCCCTTGGCTTGTAACTTCCGAAGAAGTTGGAAAGATGACGAAAACAACTCAGCGTGACATAGAATGCCAAACTCTTCTGGATGCCAAGGATGTTCTTGCTACATCAAAGCAATGTCAAACTGTATGGGTCAACAACTTGAAAGAGAATGAAAAACTAGGAGAAAAGGAGG
The Montipora capricornis isolate CH-2021 chromosome 10, ASM3666992v2, whole genome shotgun sequence genome window above contains:
- the LOC138018532 gene encoding uncharacterized protein isoform X4; this encodes MAQFPTYISRLDPQFRRFVSVVNVHSSSENSISKDDSSKDGAASLQSTSSFSDSNQEVLSVDAYTEEDWRRARRAQSQVSELFLEFVNILSSDSDTSLGNYRDTGFSSCTSSCPGREGNPHYIRNSEQREGHAGIRDDCFEDDSVFWSDDYDENFHKQQRSDQCLQKRPAMVNKEVETLDWPLGGSLSSLDRGKTYCNETQGQLENVSDTKPRDTWKEDNAGAFSLRKDRDTVGAQNMSRQSTRSLDELSSVESESGYAPDFIEDGYSSTSSADSSLVCFALVGKNGDEGAKRKLASRGTHPEGKKKQRRGKVDSENLQSGNSKRDPGLKACVVAGISGGPAVRVFRDEDPKISKRPKSKSAPKYPPEDSRRYFAMVDDDFSDQGASRGLPFEQERAAVTDRESVFALFASPGNPSKRDEQAKRKRDTEEAIVRGPAGVRPHEQVLLGHSGNWSQKKAHFKETAGPLKSEVTVADKSAGKRDDSSSRNGKVTFHHKPYRRGELDNLPKSNWMGVSKERVDSDLMSKQTPRGGHGMYEGSGAGKQPSVGAQMKRVPGNLSNSQVKYRNVKDKVDSFKLQSAERQAIGKPAFGRQRQGDNLEETKPQDVTYERAPRNDAPQPKRPGARKTSEERVSDWFPRERVWVRNNTSECAFSEIRGDKKVNDQCPPLKPDESALTNENVEYNTTIQSDEALLEKDSSNKNFTDTITEAEFVIPVRKTIHKTIQGFTLDDSYVEGETSSKKEDHVAVAIEGEKSLINKAENGVMRGEDKEVPVKIPPESLQEKVGRKREKETELVEHGKAVKIDNMRRKRISDAGVSNFADEDRGLTSGEKSGIFTAVSSVDRGSHGSDVSDTSFSSQTPDEIEYPVVEKTREDLRDSEAELIKSRRQKAQLVTDQLVGGLSRRPRSPKTREPKFNLVNNRKVSEKERRATDRSVESNMLLETSSKNSELCPKLKCDLSPRSESTDRPSGDFERAGKPVARNSDDPSLRIKPVIEGNGEKSITKKESGTQPFLEDESLINKENVEDVNSKNYADVSSGEDISRAKCFVEEGVTFTPSSSCGQRSQSWQKDKTMETWRSAVQRNESKVSSFPVEDGPFCGEAVQSSDKQAETALALHGKETTTVVMPLDMTGKLEVKDFRQDDEKLTRTDSPPEDKSRDNRVSIGTSLLCANDLSERRGIAEDICFVDGNEIYPEAGALPTEATLELNPLGVQERPAQFAQDNEALSDYDTEIKFLEGMALNEIGCFAKDVGNNATASRNTEVEEVVCTFDGLDHGPLPMNNPTRDLLSETSSGKSHSKLVGEKRVLNVAVSGQHNLHIHEREDKAEAGDPVNASKVHFGKLLVCDGKSVCGTSNHASSQGHSENALKSETHEGVSCNEDIHCDCLQQYLLQGWNSEGKRNHHEMPEASSTRHDFDAGFEGKSAEKPASAAFVGKVLEKERQVAVIKELGDQPVYENKGNQTSSPYHFVNAECQTNVHLEVCSEGSRLQQHDVECQTELFSKALASVGVQVEVPGTSFEDESQHWEALLRDDMVRGGRGIDGDRENVPDCELPVTSSKGSQVDADIKKRDVIGSSHQPILDNGELQMSRNDFPEYVNGEISTADYDSRPVVSVVSKESQTSLENMYVATSTQCDLLTVQSSKNEATMKGDEKGCQTSLDDDLILAVSKECQTSALSRATEKDKITGIETTTTISYQSKECQTLLDDSFLVKALKEFQTTLSRCTPEEPEVAVLGIKVTGDKKETLEAVSSIPALQTQCPLSGSDLFGECPGLKEENEKVYESKETQTIVDSDLLCATTKGCQTSQENLEVETNTSFEIKECQTLPTYDLLLASSKACQTLIKEIEISHQHKECQTFPDLGLVPTSSKRCQTPWLVTSEEVGKMTKTTQRDIECQTLLDAKDVLATSKQCQTVWVNNLKENEKLGEKEEISKTNKECQTETFFEIPVQSCPERPNGIQAIKNNSKECQTDTSCIHLAALSRRADAVSNSTQTEDSPPRNNSNCQSKDSQTAVIVLSSKSCQTSSSESSVNCHDRESQTVPEGDVDLLSSKECQTMPYSLEELQFLIGHVKGLEDVKLCNVAQAEESSDTSRSLPMGVFQDASHPSCDGEALGDDEAAIFDLTSHGRGGDTRLYQTAAKSERLRADSPFPVYFTEVGCQAVLCHCGSFFDERENHDTCSSVATDNQIGAAMRVSEGMQKEQASLIKQLDILRDMNQKLRDDKDAIEAAHEAKKSKVSRQGSQMSRYLRRKRNAGPGETWGNQTSMGSLSEDDTDGRRASRHGKRRDMKKQGSVMSSYFGMASNNSLSGPVSGSHHKSIEEDEAEFEGDPTLELVSDEKAQELEAPAWAAKIMSYVQQKETSEEDDDNLSASNEELEEDVFRKRKHELISAAPGRGRLKEVREESDMSLSEELSDESGSASDATPSSPRAAPVGKDNIGSLDRNEVGISASGEPSTPERVFKVVFVGDSGVGKSSFIHRFCHDGWKPSFTATIGVDFQIRTMTTQGRYIALQLWDTAGQERFRSITKQYFRKADGVIVFYDVTMESSFLHIKNWMISVEEGTDEGTAIMIVGNKTDLLEDESGRPVKSEDGMKLAEDYKALYSETSAKTGFNIKECMEEFAKMLQDREDEYMQSVLNLVPAKPAQKKCCK
- the LOC138018532 gene encoding uncharacterized protein isoform X3; this translates as MAQFPTYISRLDPQFRRFVSVVNVHSSSENSISKDDSSKDGAASLQSTSSFSDSNQEVLSVDAYTEEDWRRARRAQSQVSELFLEFVNILSSDSDTSLGNYRDTGFSSCTSSCPGREGNPHYIRNSEQREGHAGIRDDCFEDDSVFWSDDYDENFHKQQRSDQCLQKRPAMVNKEVETLDWPLGGSLSSLDRGKTYCNETQGQLENVSDTKPRDTWKEDNAGAFSLRKDRDTVGAQNMSRQSTRSLDELSSVESESGYAPDFIEDGYSSTSSADSSLVCFALVGKNGDEGAKRKLASRGTHPEGKKKQRRGKVDSENLQSGNSKRDPGLKACVVAGISGGPAVRVFRDEDPKISKRPKSKSAPKYPPEDSRRYFAMVDDDFSDQGASRGLPFEQERAAVTDRESVFALFASPGNPSKRDEQAKRKRDTEEAIVRGPAGVRPHEQVLLGHSGNWSQKKAHFKETAGPLKSEVTVADKSAGKRDDSSSRNGKVTFHHKPYRRGELDNLPKSNWMGVSKERVDSDLMSKQTPRGGHGMYEGSGAGKQPSVGAQMKRVPGNLSNSQVKYRNVKDKVDSFKLQSAERQAIGKPAFGRQRQGDNLEETKPQDVTYERAPRNDAPQPKRPGARKTSEERVSDWFPRERVWVRNNTSECAFSEIRGDKKVNDQCPPLKPDESALTNENVEYNTTIQSDEALLEKDSSNKNFTDTITEAEFVIPVRKTIHKTIQGFTLDDSYVEGETSSKKEDHVAVAIEGEKSLINKAENGVMRGEDKEVPVKIPPESLQEKVGRKREKETELVEHGKAVKIDNMRRKRISDAGVSNFADEDRGLTSGEKSGIFTAVSSVDRGSHGSDVSDTSFSSQTPDEIEYPVVEKTREDLRDSEAELIKSRRQKAQLVTDQLVGGLSRRPRSPKTREPKFNLVNNRKVSEKERRATDRSVESNMLLETSSKNSELCPKLKCDLSPRSESTDRPSGDFERAGKPVARNSDDPSLRIKPVIEGNGEKSITKKESGTQPFLEDESLINKENVEDVNSKNYADVSSGEDISRAKCFVEEGVTFTPSSSCGQRSQSWQKDKTMETWRSAVQRNESKVSSFPVEDGPFCGEAVQSSDKQAETALALHGKETTTVVMPLDMTGKLEVKDFRQDDEKLTRTDSPPEDKSRDNRVSIGTSLLCANDLSERRGIAEDICFVDGNEIYPEAGALPTEATLELNPLGVQERPAQFAQDNEALSDYDTEIKFLEGMALNEIGCFAKDVGNNATASRNTEVEEVVCTFDGLDHGPLPMNNPTRDLLSETSSGKSHSKLVGEKRVLNVAVSGQHNLHIHEREDKAEAGDPVNASKVHFGKLLVCDGKSVCGTSNHASSQGHSENALKSETHEGVSCNEDIHCDCLQQYLLQGWNSEGKRNHHEMPEASSTRHDFDAGFEGKSAEKPASAAFVGKVLEKERQVAVIKELGDQPVYENKGNQTSSPYHFVNAECQTNVHLEVCSEGSRLQQHDVECQTELFSKALASVGVQVEVPGTSFEDESQHWEALLRDDMVRGGRGIDGDRENVPDCELPVTSSKGSQVDADIKKRDVIGSSHQPILDNGELQMSRNDFPEYVNGEISTADYDSRPVVSVVSKESQTSLENMYVATSTQCDLLTVQSSKNEATMKGDEKGCQTSLDDDLILAVSKECQTSALSRATEKDKITGIETTTTISYQSKECQTLLDDSFLVKALKEFQTTLSRCTPEEPEVAVLGIKVTGDKKETLEAVSSIPALQTQCPLSGSDLFGECPGLKEENEKVYESKETQTIVDSDLLCATTKGCQTSQENLEVETNTSFEIKECQTLPTYDLLLASSKACQTLIKEIEISHQHKECQTFPDLGLVPTSSKRCQTPWLVTSEEVGKMTKTTQRDIECQTLLDAKDVLATSKQCQTVWVNNLKENEKLGEKEEISKTNKECQTETFFEIPVQSCPERPNGIQAIKNNSKECQTDTSCIHLAALSRRADAVSNSTQTEDSPPRNNSNCQSKDSQTAVIVLSSKSCQTSSSESSVNCHDRESQTVPEGDVDLLSSKECQTMPYSLEELQFLIGHVKGLEDVKLCNVAQAEESSDTSRSLPMGVFQDASHPSCDGEALGDDEAAIFDLTSHGRGGDTRLYQTAAKSERLRADSPFPVYFTEVGCQAVLCHCGSFFDERENHDTCSSVATDNQIGAAMRVSEGMQKEQASLIKQLDILRDMNQKLRDDKDAIEAAHEAMLMAKKSKVSRQGSQMSRYLRRKRNAGPGETWGNQTSMGSLSEDDTDGRRASRHGKRRDMKKQGSVMSSYFGMASNNSLSGPVSGSHHKSIEEDEAEFEGDPTLELVSDEKAQELEAPAWAAKIMSYVQQKETSEEDDDNLSASNEELEEDVFRKRKHELISAAPGRGRLKEVREESDMSLSEELSDESGSASDATPSSPRAAPVGKDNIGSLDRNEVGISASGEPSTPERVFKVVFVGDSGVGKSSFIHRFCHDGWKPSFTATIGVDFQIRTMTTQGRYIALQLWDTAGQERFRSITKQYFRKADGVIVFYDVTMESSFLHIKNWMISVEEGTDEGTAIMIVGNKTDLLEDESGRPVKSEDGMKLAEDYKALYSETSAKTGFNIKECMEEFAKMLQDREDEYMQSVLNLVPAKPAQKKCCK